One region of Pseudomonas sp. B21-040 genomic DNA includes:
- a CDS encoding DUF465 domain-containing protein: MPVSHDLYQDLKLSKEEIQQKRTKDPLLDSLINKYSQADADVVKAETATSDAPSDDVLKKLKEKRVQVKDKIVAQLQAKS; encoded by the coding sequence ATGCCGGTGTCCCATGACCTGTATCAGGACTTAAAGCTTTCAAAGGAAGAGATCCAGCAAAAACGCACCAAGGATCCGTTACTGGATTCGCTGATCAACAAATATTCCCAGGCGGACGCCGATGTGGTGAAGGCCGAGACCGCGACATCCGATGCGCCCAGCGATGATGTGCTGAAGAAGCTCAAGGAGAAGCGCGTGCAGGTCAAGGACAAGATCGTCGCACAATTGCAGGCGAAGTCCTGA
- a CDS encoding SMP-30/gluconolactonase/LRE family protein, translating to MSRIKFRHGLLLLLIALGAFLLLWPTKVKPVAWNPPPAPSLTSGVYADNQRLKGVERVGPADIAGPEALLLEGDTLITGLHDGKLIRTSIDGKDTNVLADTGGRPLGLARHPNGLLVIADAVKGLLSLDAQGRLIPLSTTAGGVPFGFTDDVTIDKSGHYAYFSDASSRWGYGKDGEAIIEHGGDGRLLRYDFQTGKTDVLLDKLEFANGVTLGPDDAFVLVNETGAYRISRFWLTGPKAGTHDLFIDNLPGLPDNLAFNGQNRFWVALYAPRNALLDRTAPHPHVRKMIVRAMTLLPKPVEKRAFALGLDLDGKVIANLQDASSGNYSPITTVREYGDWLYFGSLKATNMVRLPLTTALQK from the coding sequence GTGAGCAGAATCAAGTTTCGACATGGACTGTTGCTGTTACTCATTGCCCTTGGCGCCTTCCTGTTGCTGTGGCCAACCAAGGTAAAACCGGTCGCCTGGAACCCGCCACCGGCCCCTTCCCTTACCAGCGGCGTCTACGCTGACAATCAGCGCCTCAAAGGCGTGGAGCGTGTCGGTCCGGCCGACATTGCGGGGCCGGAAGCCCTGTTGCTCGAGGGCGATACGCTGATCACCGGCTTGCATGACGGTAAGTTGATTCGTACGAGCATCGACGGCAAAGACACCAATGTGCTGGCCGATACCGGTGGCAGACCCTTGGGCCTGGCGCGCCACCCCAATGGTTTGCTGGTGATCGCGGACGCCGTTAAAGGGCTGCTGTCCCTGGACGCTCAAGGCCGGTTGATCCCGCTGTCCACTACGGCGGGCGGCGTGCCTTTTGGTTTTACCGATGACGTAACCATCGACAAGTCCGGGCATTACGCCTATTTCAGCGACGCTTCCAGCCGCTGGGGCTACGGCAAGGATGGCGAGGCGATCATCGAGCACGGAGGTGACGGCCGTTTGCTGCGGTATGACTTCCAGACCGGGAAAACCGACGTGCTGCTGGACAAGCTCGAATTTGCCAACGGTGTGACACTGGGGCCGGACGACGCTTTTGTACTGGTCAACGAAACCGGCGCCTACCGTATCAGCCGCTTTTGGCTGACCGGGCCGAAAGCCGGCACGCATGACCTGTTTATCGACAACCTGCCAGGGCTGCCGGACAACCTCGCGTTCAACGGCCAGAACCGCTTCTGGGTAGCACTCTATGCACCGCGCAATGCGCTGCTCGACCGCACGGCGCCTCACCCTCACGTGCGCAAAATGATTGTCCGGGCGATGACGCTGCTGCCTAAACCGGTGGAAAAGCGCGCCTTCGCCCTGGGGCTGGATCTGGACGGCAAGGTGATTGCCAACCTGCAGGACGCCAGCAGCGGTAACTATTCACCGATCACGACGGTGCGTGAGTATGGGGACTGGCTGTACTTCGGCTCGCTGAAGGCGACAAACATGGTGCGACTGCCGCTCACCACTGCCCTCCAGAAATAA
- a CDS encoding SRPBCC family protein, producing the protein MRQTTQAFRSRYRADIHPLYNPWLHGVFVLVFGLLAIGGFWSTVHQVKPLEWLAVPITLLFFNLGVYGVHRHLGHHKKRFARMFYARHAGDHHSFFAPGHMTYDSARDWRVILFPAWLIVVHTVVITLPLWWLLAQFDSNVAGLVGGCLVLGYLTYEVFHACEHLPPGNPITRLPWIRQIRRLHELHHRRELMQERNFNIVFPLMDYLFGTLYWEPDQPSLPFSRTPMTRMQHQIAIAGNPMDVLAYASTVTRWPEWHPSSLKVDGPAGPLHAGSRFEEDIRAGGRDGHLSWEVNEYLPGRRWSAWAQGDHGLSLTVTYECAADGDDTQFIRTLDYQFAGLGMRIANHLLLKRRIERESAESMLALREMAQKQLTAAGAHA; encoded by the coding sequence GTGAGGCAGACCACCCAGGCATTCCGAAGCCGCTATCGCGCCGACATTCATCCGCTGTACAACCCCTGGCTGCACGGCGTCTTTGTGCTGGTGTTCGGATTGCTGGCCATCGGCGGATTCTGGAGCACCGTGCATCAGGTCAAGCCGCTGGAATGGCTGGCGGTTCCGATTACGCTGTTGTTTTTCAACCTCGGTGTGTATGGGGTGCACCGACATCTGGGCCATCACAAAAAGCGCTTTGCGCGGATGTTCTACGCCCGCCATGCCGGCGACCACCACAGCTTTTTCGCCCCCGGCCACATGACCTATGACAGTGCCCGGGACTGGCGGGTGATCCTGTTTCCAGCCTGGCTGATCGTGGTGCACACCGTCGTCATCACCCTGCCCCTTTGGTGGCTGCTGGCGCAGTTCGACAGCAACGTCGCCGGTCTGGTCGGCGGTTGTCTGGTCCTGGGTTACCTGACCTATGAAGTGTTTCACGCCTGCGAGCACTTGCCGCCCGGCAACCCGATCACGCGTCTGCCGTGGATTCGCCAGATACGCCGCCTGCATGAACTGCATCACCGCCGCGAGCTGATGCAGGAGCGCAATTTCAACATCGTGTTTCCGCTGATGGATTACCTGTTCGGCACCCTCTACTGGGAACCGGATCAGCCCTCCCTGCCCTTTTCGAGAACGCCCATGACGCGCATGCAGCACCAGATCGCTATCGCTGGAAATCCGATGGACGTGCTCGCCTATGCCAGCACCGTTACCCGTTGGCCGGAGTGGCATCCGTCTTCCCTCAAGGTTGACGGTCCGGCCGGCCCGCTGCACGCTGGATCGCGGTTTGAGGAAGACATCCGGGCCGGGGGTCGCGACGGGCATTTGAGTTGGGAGGTCAACGAATACCTGCCGGGACGCCGCTGGAGTGCCTGGGCACAAGGCGATCACGGCTTGTCGCTGACGGTGACTTACGAATGCGCAGCGGACGGTGACGACACGCAATTTATCCGCACGCTGGATTATCAATTCGCCGGCCTCGGAATGCGCATTGCCAATCACTTGCTGCTCAAACGGCGCATCGAACGTGAATCCGCCGAATCGATGCTGGCCTTGCGAGAGATGGCGCAAAAACAGCTGACCGCCGCCGGAGCCCACGCGTGA
- a CDS encoding LysR family transcriptional regulator produces the protein MDIDLARTFLEIVRHGSLAAAAEKLHVTQTAITARVQKLESQLGSTLFVRNRAGARLTPNGEAFVVYANQLVETWEAARRDLPLPEGYRDVLHIGGEVSLCNPLMLSWAGELREKIPSHALRMEIRDGENLLRQLELGVLDAALVYQPEYWPRLQVEQVLEEKLVLVRLAGKPDPYVYIDWGPDFRRQHDAALPEKAKAALSFNLGPLGLQYILENGGSGYFRTRVVQSYLESGVLEIVPKSPEFSYPTYLVYSRDRDSATLQQAFDLLREVIQSDEDWSQRWNPLT, from the coding sequence ATGGACATTGATCTCGCCCGCACCTTTCTGGAAATCGTCCGCCACGGCAGCCTCGCCGCGGCGGCCGAGAAGCTTCATGTCACCCAGACCGCGATCACCGCACGCGTGCAGAAACTTGAAAGCCAGCTCGGTAGCACGCTGTTTGTGCGCAACCGCGCCGGCGCGCGCCTGACGCCCAATGGCGAGGCCTTTGTGGTGTACGCCAATCAACTGGTCGAAACCTGGGAAGCGGCGCGCCGGGACTTGCCCTTGCCTGAAGGCTACCGCGATGTGCTGCACATCGGTGGCGAGGTCAGTCTGTGCAACCCATTGATGCTCAGTTGGGCGGGCGAGCTGCGCGAGAAAATTCCCAGCCACGCCCTGCGCATGGAAATCCGCGACGGCGAAAACCTTCTACGTCAGCTGGAACTGGGCGTGCTCGATGCGGCGCTGGTCTATCAGCCAGAGTACTGGCCGCGCCTGCAAGTCGAGCAGGTACTGGAAGAAAAACTGGTGCTGGTGCGCTTGGCGGGCAAGCCCGATCCCTACGTGTACATCGACTGGGGCCCGGATTTCCGTCGCCAGCACGATGCGGCCCTGCCGGAAAAAGCCAAAGCCGCCCTGAGCTTCAACCTCGGCCCGCTCGGTTTGCAGTACATCCTGGAAAACGGTGGCAGCGGCTACTTCCGCACGCGCGTGGTCCAGAGCTATCTGGAAAGCGGTGTACTGGAAATCGTGCCCAAGTCCCCGGAGTTCAGCTACCCGACCTACCTGGTGTATTCGCGCGATCGTGACTCGGCAACCCTGCAACAGGCATTCGATTTGCTGCGCGAAGTGATCCAGTCCGATGAAGACTGGTCGCAGCGCTGGAATCCGCTGACCTGA
- a CDS encoding amidohydrolase, giving the protein MPDAPADLILYNGRLHTVDRKKPQASAVAIKDGRFVVVGSDAQAMALQGAGTHIVDLHGRTVIPGLNDSHLHLIRGGLNYNLELRWEGVPSLVDALRMLKDQADRTPTPQWVRVVGGWNEFQFAEKRLPTIDELNKAAPDTPVFVLHLYDRALLNRAALKVVGYTRDTPNPPGGEIVRDANGDPTGMLIARPNAMILYSTLAKGPKLPLEYQVNSTRQFMRELNRLGVTSAIDAGGGYQNYPDDYHVIQQLAKDQQLTVRIAYNLFTQKPKEELTDFKNWTSTSHYGQGDDFLRHNGAGEMLVFSAADFEDFLEPRPDLPQTMEQELEPVVRHLVEQRWPFRLHATYNESISRMLDVFEKVNRDIPFNGLPWFFDHAETITPQNIERVKALGGGIAIQDRMAFQGEYFVDRYGAKAAEHTPPIARMLAEGIPVGAGTDATRVSSYNPWTSLYWLVSGRTVGGLELYPQSLSRDTALELFTHGSAWFSSEQGKKGQIKVGQLADLIALSADYFHIEDEAIKWIESVLTIVDGKIVYGVQEFEKLGPPPIPVVPEWSPVSKVPGHWKPVAPLAAQVHQCVGACAVHAHSHERARLSSAPVSDFQGFWGAFGCSCFAF; this is encoded by the coding sequence ATGCCCGACGCCCCGGCCGACCTCATTCTGTACAACGGACGCCTGCACACCGTCGATCGCAAAAAACCCCAGGCGAGCGCCGTCGCGATCAAGGACGGGCGCTTCGTGGTGGTCGGCAGCGATGCACAGGCCATGGCCCTGCAAGGCGCCGGTACGCACATCGTCGACCTGCATGGTCGCACGGTGATTCCCGGTCTCAATGACTCGCACCTGCACTTGATCCGTGGCGGCCTCAATTACAACCTCGAACTGCGCTGGGAAGGCGTGCCGTCACTGGTCGATGCCTTGCGCATGCTCAAGGACCAGGCCGATCGCACCCCCACGCCGCAATGGGTACGGGTGGTCGGGGGCTGGAATGAATTTCAGTTCGCCGAGAAACGCCTGCCGACGATTGATGAACTGAACAAAGCGGCGCCGGACACACCCGTGTTCGTCCTGCACCTCTACGATCGCGCCCTGCTCAACCGCGCCGCGCTGAAAGTGGTCGGTTACACCCGCGACACTCCGAACCCGCCTGGCGGTGAAATTGTTCGTGATGCCAACGGTGATCCCACTGGCATGCTGATCGCCCGGCCCAACGCGATGATTCTCTACTCCACCCTGGCCAAGGGGCCCAAGCTGCCGCTGGAGTATCAGGTCAACTCGACCCGCCAGTTCATGCGCGAACTCAATCGCCTCGGCGTCACCAGCGCCATCGACGCCGGCGGCGGTTATCAAAATTATCCGGACGACTATCACGTCATTCAGCAATTGGCCAAAGACCAGCAGCTCACGGTGCGCATTGCTTACAACCTGTTCACCCAGAAACCCAAGGAAGAACTGACCGACTTCAAAAACTGGACCAGCACTTCGCACTACGGCCAGGGTGACGATTTCCTGCGGCACAATGGTGCCGGGGAGATGCTGGTGTTTTCGGCGGCGGACTTTGAAGACTTCCTCGAACCGCGCCCGGATCTACCGCAAACCATGGAGCAGGAACTGGAACCGGTGGTCCGGCATCTGGTGGAACAGCGTTGGCCGTTCCGCCTGCACGCGACGTACAACGAATCCATCAGCCGCATGCTCGACGTATTCGAGAAGGTCAATCGTGATATTCCTTTCAATGGTTTGCCATGGTTTTTCGATCATGCGGAAACCATCACCCCGCAGAACATCGAACGGGTAAAAGCCTTGGGCGGCGGCATTGCGATCCAGGACCGCATGGCCTTCCAGGGTGAATACTTCGTCGACCGTTACGGCGCCAAGGCCGCTGAACATACGCCACCGATTGCACGCATGCTGGCTGAAGGCATCCCGGTCGGCGCGGGTACCGACGCCACGCGCGTATCGAGCTACAACCCGTGGACCTCACTGTATTGGCTGGTCAGCGGCCGCACCGTCGGCGGACTTGAGTTGTATCCCCAAAGCTTGAGCCGCGATACGGCACTTGAGCTCTTTACCCACGGCAGCGCCTGGTTCTCCTCGGAACAAGGCAAGAAGGGGCAAATCAAAGTCGGGCAATTGGCCGACCTGATTGCGTTGTCGGCGGACTACTTCCACATCGAAGATGAAGCGATCAAATGGATCGAGTCGGTGCTGACCATTGTCGACGGCAAGATTGTGTATGGCGTCCAGGAGTTCGAAAAGCTCGGGCCACCGCCGATCCCGGTGGTGCCTGAATGGTCACCCGTCAGCAAGGTGCCGGGGCACTGGAAACCCGTGGCACCGCTGGCGGCGCAAGTGCATCAATGTGTTGGCGCTTGTGCAGTGCATGCCCATAGCCATGAACGTGCCCGACTGTCGAGTGCGCCGGTCAGCGACTTTCAGGGATTCTGGGGAGCGTTTGGCTGTTCGTGTTTTGCGTTTTAA
- a CDS encoding SCP2 sterol-binding domain-containing protein translates to MTSVADAVQAMKAKFNPAAAAGLDLVFGFRIDDTKNFSLIVKNSTCELQEGENPDAQVTLVMDGETLEGIVDGSTDGMQAFMGGKLRAEGDMMLAMKLSELFPS, encoded by the coding sequence ATGACCTCCGTAGCTGATGCCGTACAAGCAATGAAAGCCAAGTTCAACCCAGCCGCTGCTGCCGGTCTGGACCTGGTTTTCGGTTTCCGCATCGACGACACCAAGAACTTCTCGCTGATCGTCAAAAACAGCACCTGCGAGCTGCAAGAAGGCGAAAACCCTGACGCCCAGGTCACTCTGGTCATGGACGGCGAAACCCTGGAAGGCATCGTTGACGGTTCGACCGACGGCATGCAAGCGTTCATGGGCGGCAAATTGCGCGCTGAAGGCGACATGATGCTGGCGATGAAACTGTCCGAGCTGTTCCCGAGCTAA
- a CDS encoding histidine phosphatase family protein: MGSIYLIRHGQASFGADDYDVLSPTGIRQAEILGQHLAELGISFDRCLSGDLRRQQHTANSALEQYAAVGLPVPTLEIDSAFNEFDADAVIRALLPAMLEDEPEALDVLRNAAQNRAEFQRIFALIIERWLTGTYDTPGLESWLGFVERVQAGLQRILESADSTQKIAVFTSGGTITALLHLITQMPARQAFELNWQIVNTSLNHLKFRGREVALASFNSHAHLQLLKAPELITFR; this comes from the coding sequence TGGGCAGTATCTATTTGATTCGACATGGCCAGGCCTCCTTTGGTGCAGACGACTATGACGTCCTGTCGCCGACCGGTATTCGCCAGGCGGAAATCCTCGGCCAACACCTGGCCGAGCTGGGTATCAGCTTCGATCGCTGCCTCTCGGGCGACCTGCGCCGTCAGCAGCACACTGCCAATAGCGCGCTGGAACAGTACGCCGCAGTGGGCCTGCCGGTGCCGACCCTGGAAATCGATTCCGCCTTCAACGAGTTCGACGCCGACGCGGTCATTCGCGCGCTGCTGCCGGCCATGTTGGAAGACGAACCCGAGGCTCTGGACGTCCTGCGCAATGCCGCGCAAAACCGCGCCGAATTCCAGCGCATCTTTGCCCTGATCATCGAACGCTGGCTCACCGGCACCTATGACACACCGGGCCTGGAAAGCTGGCTGGGCTTCGTTGAACGCGTACAGGCCGGTTTGCAGCGAATCCTGGAAAGCGCCGACAGCACCCAGAAAATCGCCGTATTTACCTCCGGTGGCACCATCACCGCCCTGCTCCACCTCATTACACAAATGCCGGCCAGGCAGGCATTTGAGCTGAACTGGCAAATCGTCAACACCTCGCTCAACCACTTGAAGTTCCGTGGTCGCGAGGTGGCACTGGCTTCCTTCAACAGTCATGCGCACCTGCAGTTGTTGAAGGCCCCGGAACTCATCACGTTTCGCTGA